Proteins encoded by one window of Anaeromusa acidaminophila DSM 3853:
- the lpdA gene encoding dihydrolipoyl dehydrogenase — protein sequence MATTAIRIVVLGGGPAGYLGALRAAQLGASVTLVEKDHCGGVCLNHGCIPTKALLRTSELASYAQKCGDFGLDMPLSGLDWSRSLARKERITKILRNGVEQLLKEAGVTRLTGEGRLSSATEMEVVTETESHLLNFDKLLIATGSKANRPPIPGTDSLSVFTSDKLLTLKKIPRRLVVIGGGVIGLEFAQMFVSLGSEVILLELQPQLLPEEDKDISLDLVKSLQRQGLRIFTQAQVTNILYNSEETTVSFTHKGAAKDVPADIVLLATGRQPAPPPEAASLGLALGDKGEIIVNKRQETNLPGIYAAGDVTGGKLLAHKAYAEGRAAMENALGYPAVVPQHLVPSCVYTQPELASVGLTEEAALRQGYEVRCGRASFRQNGRALCLGERDGLVKVVVDAVTDRLLGVHMSGPHVSELLGEASLALSLGVTALQLSTLTHPHPSLSEALMEACAQATE from the coding sequence ATGGCCACCACAGCTATTCGCATCGTTGTTCTCGGCGGCGGCCCCGCAGGATACCTAGGCGCATTACGCGCCGCTCAACTTGGCGCCTCGGTGACCCTAGTGGAAAAAGATCACTGCGGCGGTGTCTGTCTCAACCACGGCTGCATCCCGACGAAAGCCTTGCTGCGCACGTCCGAACTGGCGAGCTATGCCCAAAAATGCGGTGATTTCGGTCTAGACATGCCTTTGTCCGGTCTCGACTGGTCTCGAAGTCTGGCCCGAAAAGAACGGATCACTAAGATTCTGCGAAATGGCGTAGAGCAATTACTAAAGGAAGCCGGCGTTACGCGCCTTACTGGCGAAGGACGTCTAAGCTCCGCCACGGAAATGGAAGTGGTAACCGAGACGGAAAGCCACTTGCTCAACTTTGATAAACTTCTCATTGCCACTGGCTCCAAAGCCAACCGCCCGCCGATTCCCGGCACCGACTCCTTGAGCGTCTTCACTAGTGACAAGCTGCTGACTCTCAAAAAAATCCCGCGCCGCCTGGTTGTTATTGGCGGCGGCGTCATTGGTCTGGAGTTTGCCCAAATGTTTGTCTCCTTAGGCAGCGAGGTAATTCTGCTGGAACTGCAGCCTCAATTACTGCCGGAAGAAGACAAGGATATTTCCCTAGATTTGGTTAAGTCCCTGCAGCGCCAAGGCCTGCGCATCTTTACTCAGGCGCAAGTAACGAATATCCTCTACAACAGCGAAGAAACAACAGTTTCTTTTACACACAAAGGCGCCGCCAAAGACGTACCCGCTGATATCGTTCTTCTGGCCACAGGACGCCAGCCTGCTCCGCCTCCGGAAGCGGCTTCTTTAGGTCTGGCCCTGGGGGACAAAGGAGAAATTATCGTTAATAAGCGCCAAGAAACCAATTTGCCTGGTATTTATGCCGCCGGCGATGTTACAGGCGGCAAACTGCTAGCTCATAAAGCGTATGCCGAAGGACGCGCTGCGATGGAAAACGCGCTGGGTTATCCAGCCGTCGTACCGCAGCACTTGGTTCCTTCCTGTGTTTATACCCAGCCCGAATTAGCCTCCGTCGGCTTAACGGAAGAGGCCGCCCTACGCCAAGGCTATGAAGTACGTTGCGGGCGCGCTTCGTTCCGCCAAAACGGCAGAGCTCTTTGCCTGGGCGAACGAGACGGCTTGGTTAAAGTTGTCGTTGACGCCGTCACCGACCGCTTGCTGGGCGTTCATATGAGCGGCCCCCACGTGTCCGAGCTGCTGGGGGAAGCCTCGTTGGCTCTTTCTTTAGGAGTCACCGCCCTGCAGCTGTCTACACTGACCCACCCGCACCCGTCTTTGAGCGAAGCTCTCATGGAAGCTTGCGCCCAGGCCACGGAGTAA
- a CDS encoding histidine kinase N-terminal 7TM domain-containing diguanylate cyclase, which produces MSYVLACALFLEFCAGLLLFIGGYALWQRRKNHVSLMNYFVALAFSTALYAAGYGAEILDVSLAGKLLWLKVQYLGIPFIPAFWLCVALTYSGREQWLQPRALAALFTVPVLTLALHFTSSFHGLHYQVEGLTANGPFLHVKVHYGLWYWVHFAYLSLAVVGGNLLFLQQWRQAEPLYRRQVLVMFLASLVPWLAYLLYLLKLTPWGLDLTPVFFSCSLLAFACGFFWLQLFDLVPVARAAVFDMISDGIVVLDRKQRLLDSNVAAGKMLPELKETGCIGRKIEAVLPQYTVLLTQVAQREEGEERVRWRLPGKEEEICASRVVPIVDPKGQGSGLIVVLQNVTEEVRLLERLQQAATMDGLTQIYNRTHFFQLCQGEFRKEAADVKTFALIIFDLDHFKRINDTFGHQAGDEVLRQVAKAAQEVLRDSDLLGRYGGEEFILFLPRSSAQEALQVAERLRLRIAALRLPELGEGWPLSASFGVAEGQASLETCLLAADQALYEAKHDGRNCVRVKMPEA; this is translated from the coding sequence ATGAGCTATGTCTTAGCATGCGCTCTTTTTTTAGAATTTTGCGCAGGGCTGCTGTTGTTTATTGGAGGATATGCATTGTGGCAACGGCGTAAAAACCACGTTTCTTTAATGAATTACTTTGTGGCGCTGGCTTTCTCGACCGCTCTTTATGCGGCTGGCTATGGTGCGGAAATCCTTGATGTTTCGCTGGCGGGAAAGCTTTTGTGGCTCAAGGTCCAGTATTTGGGCATTCCTTTTATACCGGCTTTTTGGCTATGTGTGGCGCTGACCTATTCAGGGAGAGAGCAGTGGCTGCAGCCAAGAGCCCTGGCGGCGCTTTTTACGGTTCCTGTATTGACGCTGGCGCTGCATTTTACTTCCTCTTTTCACGGTCTTCATTATCAGGTGGAAGGCTTGACGGCTAACGGGCCATTTTTGCATGTAAAGGTGCATTACGGCCTGTGGTATTGGGTGCATTTCGCCTATTTGAGCTTGGCCGTGGTCGGGGGAAACCTACTTTTTTTGCAGCAATGGCGGCAGGCGGAGCCTTTGTATCGCCGACAGGTTTTAGTGATGTTTCTGGCTTCCTTGGTTCCCTGGCTGGCATACTTGCTGTACTTACTTAAGCTGACTCCCTGGGGGCTTGATTTGACGCCGGTTTTTTTTTCCTGCTCCCTCTTGGCGTTTGCTTGCGGTTTTTTCTGGCTGCAGCTATTTGATTTGGTGCCGGTGGCCAGAGCGGCCGTCTTTGATATGATTAGTGATGGAATTGTGGTTTTAGATCGCAAGCAGCGTTTGCTCGACAGCAATGTTGCGGCGGGGAAAATGCTGCCGGAACTTAAGGAAACAGGTTGTATTGGAAGAAAAATAGAAGCGGTGTTGCCGCAGTATACTGTATTGTTGACGCAGGTGGCGCAGCGTGAAGAGGGCGAAGAGCGAGTGCGTTGGCGTCTGCCGGGTAAAGAGGAGGAAATTTGCGCCAGCCGCGTAGTGCCTATTGTTGACCCGAAGGGCCAAGGGAGCGGACTCATTGTGGTGCTGCAAAATGTGACCGAAGAGGTTCGGCTCTTGGAACGTCTGCAGCAGGCGGCTACCATGGACGGACTGACGCAGATTTACAACCGGACGCATTTTTTTCAACTTTGTCAGGGAGAGTTTCGCAAGGAAGCGGCAGATGTGAAGACCTTTGCCTTGATTATTTTTGACTTGGATCACTTTAAGCGTATTAACGATACCTTTGGACATCAGGCTGGAGACGAAGTATTGCGGCAAGTGGCGAAGGCGGCGCAAGAAGTGCTGCGGGACAGCGATTTGCTAGGTCGGTACGGGGGAGAAGAGTTTATTTTATTTTTACCTCGCTCTTCGGCGCAGGAAGCTCTGCAGGTAGCGGAACGGCTGCGGTTGCGCATTGCAGCACTGCGCTTACCGGAGTTGGGCGAGGGCTGGCCTCTTTCCGCCAGTTTTGGCGTGGCTGAAGGGCAGGCGAGCCTGGAAACTTGCTTGCTGGCTGCGGATCAGGCTTTGTACGAGGCGAAACACGACGGGCGCAACTGCGTGCGGGTGAAAATGCCGGAAGCGTGA
- a CDS encoding HAD family hydrolase, with product MNQVARKFSAVIFDLDGTLVDSEPLYLEADQAIFRPLGIIVEAEHKKPYTGLSSHCFLADIKKQYNLSLSVEELLRRKNAAYMEMARKRTHVFPEMRIFVHLLKEHGYPLAVASGSSKEVIDAVLEAADLHNYFDVTLSSAQVKQGKPAPDVFLEAARLLNTPPQACLVMEDSRYGVEAAKKAQMSCIAIPPAEAAPLAECFYKAELLFANGMDEFSASKAFAWLHQS from the coding sequence ATGAATCAAGTTGCACGCAAATTTTCGGCTGTTATTTTTGATTTGGATGGCACCCTTGTCGATAGCGAACCGCTTTATCTGGAAGCGGATCAAGCAATATTCCGTCCTTTAGGCATTATCGTTGAGGCGGAACATAAAAAACCCTATACTGGCTTATCGTCTCACTGCTTTTTAGCCGACATCAAAAAACAATATAACTTATCGCTTTCCGTAGAAGAACTGCTGCGGAGAAAAAATGCCGCCTATATGGAGATGGCCCGGAAGCGCACTCATGTATTTCCTGAAATGCGAATCTTTGTCCATCTCTTAAAGGAACATGGCTATCCTTTGGCGGTGGCCTCCGGTTCTTCCAAAGAAGTCATTGACGCCGTTCTGGAAGCCGCTGATCTCCATAACTACTTTGACGTTACCCTTTCTTCCGCTCAGGTCAAACAGGGTAAACCCGCGCCTGATGTCTTTTTAGAAGCGGCCCGCCTGCTAAATACGCCGCCTCAAGCCTGTCTGGTCATGGAAGATTCCCGTTATGGCGTAGAAGCCGCCAAAAAGGCGCAGATGAGCTGTATTGCCATTCCGCCGGCTGAAGCGGCTCCCCTGGCAGAGTGCTTCTATAAGGCAGAGCTGCTCTTTGCCAACGGCATGGATGAGTTTAGCGCCTCCAAAGCCTTTGCTTGGCTCCACCAATCATAA
- the modB gene encoding molybdate ABC transporter permease subunit, with product MTWQPIWLSLQVAAASLFVVVTFGLAWAWALRRWDIPGKALLEALFTLPLVLPPVVTGFCLLLLLGRQGPLFWLFGDQAQLVFTPYAAVLAGAVVSFPLMYQNAKASLQSVDPHLEDAARTLGASELRVFFTISLPLAWPGVAAGCILSFARALGEFGATIMVAGNIPGKTQTLPLAIYFASEANDLTLAGLYVLLISGITFSMLFFLNHWQRRLQHKEVRSCSM from the coding sequence ATGACCTGGCAACCCATCTGGCTATCCTTGCAGGTAGCTGCAGCTTCTCTATTCGTAGTCGTCACCTTTGGCTTGGCTTGGGCCTGGGCGCTGCGCCGCTGGGACATCCCCGGCAAAGCTTTGTTGGAAGCCTTATTTACCTTGCCATTGGTGCTGCCCCCAGTAGTGACTGGGTTTTGCCTGCTGCTTCTGTTAGGGCGCCAAGGTCCTTTGTTCTGGCTTTTCGGCGATCAAGCGCAGCTTGTGTTTACGCCGTATGCAGCAGTCTTAGCCGGCGCTGTCGTCTCCTTTCCTTTAATGTACCAAAACGCCAAAGCGTCCCTGCAAAGCGTCGATCCCCATCTTGAGGATGCGGCGCGCACTCTTGGCGCCAGCGAACTACGCGTCTTCTTTACTATTTCCCTGCCGCTGGCCTGGCCCGGAGTCGCTGCAGGCTGCATTCTCTCCTTCGCCCGCGCCTTGGGAGAATTCGGAGCAACCATCATGGTCGCCGGCAACATTCCCGGCAAAACCCAAACCCTGCCGCTGGCCATTTATTTTGCTTCCGAAGCCAACGATCTAACATTAGCCGGTCTTTATGTACTGCTTATCAGCGGCATTACTTTTTCCATGCTCTTTTTTCTCAACCACTGGCAGCGCCGGCTCCAGCATAAGGAGGTCCGCTCATGCTCCATGTAG
- a CDS encoding ATP-binding cassette domain-containing protein, producing MLHVDVRKALPSFTLQLRFEQDAAEKLVLFGPSGCGKTTLLRCLAGLERPDSGQIRLKESVFFDAATQHFLPPRLRRIGYMFQDYALFPHLSVKKNILYGSRPDGSAALYERLLERFSLTSLAERSIGVLSGGEKQRVALARALMSQPQLLLLDEPLSALDAATRRQLQDELNALHKEWRIPLLLVTHDLDEARRIGDRILFLEQGRIIDSQ from the coding sequence ATGCTCCATGTAGATGTTCGCAAGGCCTTGCCTTCTTTTACGCTGCAGCTTCGCTTTGAGCAAGACGCCGCAGAAAAGCTGGTTCTTTTCGGTCCTTCCGGCTGCGGCAAGACCACGCTGCTGCGCTGCCTCGCGGGTTTGGAACGCCCGGATTCCGGGCAAATCCGGTTAAAGGAAAGCGTCTTTTTTGATGCCGCCACCCAGCATTTTTTGCCGCCGCGCTTGCGGCGCATCGGCTATATGTTCCAGGACTACGCTCTTTTCCCGCATTTATCCGTAAAAAAGAATATTCTTTACGGCAGCCGCCCGGACGGTTCCGCCGCTCTGTATGAGCGGCTACTGGAGCGTTTTTCTCTAACATCGCTAGCGGAGCGCTCCATCGGCGTGCTTTCAGGCGGCGAAAAACAACGCGTCGCCTTAGCCCGAGCGCTCATGAGTCAGCCGCAGCTGCTCCTTCTGGACGAGCCCTTATCCGCCCTGGACGCCGCCACCCGCCGACAGCTACAGGATGAGCTCAATGCGCTGCATAAAGAATGGCGCATCCCTCTGCTGCTGGTCACCCATGACCTTGACGAAGCCCGCCGCATCGGCGACCGCATTCTCTTTCTAGAGCAAGGCCGGATCATCGACAGCCAGTAA
- a CDS encoding bile acid:sodium symporter family protein, with the protein MEGIMKISQFITRLFPLWVVLFSSLAFFFPDPLKPMAKFIPYGLGIIMLGMGLSMKVDDFKLVLSRPKDVFWGIILRYMIMPFVGYGVATMLGLPPALAAGLILVGCCPSGTASNVMTFLAKGDTALSVTVSSFNTVLAPILTPFMFLYLAGSIIPINTEALLMDIVKIVLVPVALGIGLRTLASDFVDKIMGVVPVVSVVTIVAVIATVIALSAAKLATVAIIAFAAVALHNAIGLGLGYGAAKTVGMGEKKSRAIAFEIGMENSGLAVALAIAHLDPVAAIPGAIFSVWHNLTGSLLAGFWGSRETKS; encoded by the coding sequence ATGGAAGGCATTATGAAAATTAGTCAGTTTATCACCCGGCTCTTTCCTCTTTGGGTAGTGCTGTTTTCGTCATTGGCCTTTTTCTTTCCAGATCCCCTAAAACCCATGGCCAAATTCATTCCTTACGGTTTGGGCATTATTATGCTGGGCATGGGCCTTTCGATGAAAGTCGATGACTTTAAGTTGGTCCTTTCACGGCCTAAAGACGTTTTTTGGGGAATTATTTTACGGTATATGATTATGCCTTTTGTAGGCTATGGCGTGGCAACTATGCTGGGGCTGCCGCCAGCGTTGGCGGCGGGCTTGATTTTGGTGGGCTGCTGTCCCAGCGGTACGGCTTCTAATGTTATGACCTTTCTGGCTAAAGGAGATACGGCGCTATCGGTAACCGTGTCCAGCTTTAATACGGTACTGGCGCCGATTTTAACGCCCTTTATGTTTTTGTATTTAGCTGGATCCATCATTCCTATCAATACCGAAGCGTTGTTGATGGACATCGTTAAAATCGTCTTAGTGCCTGTGGCTCTGGGTATTGGCCTGCGGACGCTGGCTTCCGACTTTGTTGATAAAATCATGGGTGTCGTGCCGGTTGTATCGGTGGTGACCATTGTAGCGGTTATCGCAACGGTAATTGCGCTGAGCGCCGCGAAACTGGCAACCGTGGCGATTATTGCCTTTGCAGCGGTAGCGCTGCACAATGCTATCGGACTTGGCTTGGGTTATGGCGCAGCTAAGACGGTGGGCATGGGGGAAAAGAAATCCCGGGCTATTGCTTTTGAAATCGGCATGGAGAATTCCGGCTTGGCGGTGGCTTTGGCTATTGCCCATTTGGATCCGGTAGCGGCTATTCCGGGCGCTATTTTCAGCGTCTGGCATAATCTTACAGGATCGCTTTTGGCGGGATTCTGGGGCTCTAGAGAGACAAAATCTTAA
- the panB gene encoding 3-methyl-2-oxobutanoate hydroxymethyltransferase: MEKRKPSIPQFKAWKEQGRKIRMATAYDFSFASLVERSPIEMILVGDSLGMVMLGYDSTVPVTMEDMVHHTKPVVRGAANTFIVADMPFGSYNVSLSETMRNANRLMQEGGADAIKLEGGEGVLDLVAALTSGGVPVMGHIGLTPQTASQLGGFKVQGKDAAAAQQLIEDAMGLEEAGAFAIVLECVPAPVAKMISEKLSIPTIGIGAGPDCDGQVLVIHDLLGIFDRFTPKFVKKYAALNGTIVDALSTYAKEVEDGTFPGPEHSFGMVEEELQRLY; encoded by the coding sequence ATGGAGAAAAGAAAACCGTCGATACCTCAGTTTAAAGCTTGGAAGGAGCAGGGACGTAAAATTCGCATGGCGACGGCGTATGACTTTTCCTTTGCATCGTTGGTGGAACGGTCTCCGATCGAAATGATTTTAGTTGGAGATTCGTTGGGCATGGTGATGCTGGGCTATGACAGCACAGTGCCGGTAACGATGGAGGATATGGTACACCATACAAAGCCGGTAGTTCGCGGGGCGGCTAATACCTTTATTGTAGCGGATATGCCTTTTGGTTCTTATAATGTCAGCTTGAGCGAAACCATGCGCAACGCCAATCGGCTGATGCAGGAAGGCGGCGCTGATGCGATCAAACTGGAAGGCGGCGAAGGGGTGCTCGATTTGGTGGCGGCCTTGACCTCCGGCGGCGTACCGGTGATGGGGCATATTGGCTTGACGCCGCAGACGGCTTCACAATTGGGCGGTTTTAAAGTGCAGGGCAAGGATGCCGCAGCAGCGCAGCAGCTCATTGAAGACGCCATGGGCTTAGAAGAAGCCGGGGCTTTTGCGATTGTTTTGGAATGCGTACCGGCCCCTGTGGCTAAAATGATCAGTGAAAAACTATCCATTCCCACCATTGGCATTGGCGCGGGGCCGGATTGCGATGGACAAGTGCTGGTTATTCACGATTTGCTGGGTATTTTTGACCGTTTTACTCCTAAGTTCGTGAAAAAATATGCCGCCTTAAACGGAACGATTGTGGATGCGTTGAGCACCTATGCGAAAGAAGTGGAAGACGGAACCTTTCCGGGGCCGGAGCATTCTTTTGGCATGGTGGAAGAAGAGCTGCAACGACTTTATTAA
- a CDS encoding class I SAM-dependent methyltransferase — MMAKAFDLFLSLVISRSWRRSHLERVQGRVLEVGGGSGLSLSCYPHTGWNGLVLLDLDQEMLALAAQRKLPGGQPITVCQGNVEALPFEDGAFDTIVAQFLFCGVGNPVQGLRECRRVLAPEGRLFLLEHVRSDNWLLGPLLDAVNVLTSRLFADRFNQRIEPLLEEAGWRVVERRELFLDVIRLVEATPQEEQAAKS; from the coding sequence ATGATGGCCAAGGCGTTTGATCTCTTTTTATCGTTAGTCATTTCGCGCTCTTGGCGACGAAGCCATCTGGAGCGCGTGCAAGGGCGGGTGCTTGAAGTTGGCGGCGGCAGCGGTTTATCTTTGTCCTGCTATCCTCACACCGGTTGGAACGGGCTGGTCTTGCTGGATTTGGACCAAGAAATGTTGGCTCTTGCCGCGCAGCGTAAGCTGCCTGGCGGTCAGCCGATAACCGTTTGCCAAGGGAACGTGGAAGCCTTGCCTTTCGAAGATGGCGCATTTGATACGATCGTGGCGCAGTTTCTCTTTTGCGGCGTAGGAAATCCTGTACAGGGGCTGCGTGAGTGTCGGCGTGTTTTAGCGCCGGAGGGTAGACTGTTTTTGCTGGAGCATGTGCGCAGCGACAATTGGTTATTAGGTCCGCTACTGGACGCGGTGAATGTGCTTACCAGCCGCCTGTTTGCAGATCGCTTTAACCAGCGTATCGAGCCTCTTTTAGAAGAGGCTGGTTGGCGGGTCGTGGAGCGGAGAGAATTATTTTTGGATGTGATTCGCCTAGTGGAGGCGACGCCGCAGGAAGAACAAGCGGCAAAATCGTAA